In Chryseobacterium gleum, a single genomic region encodes these proteins:
- a CDS encoding XRE family transcriptional regulator, which translates to MSKFSDNIVFLRGKKNMTQQELADLLFLTRSRYVAYEYGRTEPPIEILLRISKFYNISIDLLLTVDVRKFSIDELMELPENRIVLPIKVDQDGNNQIEIIPQKASMGYLNGYGDPEYIESLETISLPFLKGGKFRAFPADGDSMPPYKNGTYIVGKYVENLSDLKTDRTYVFITTNDGISYKRFQFHEADGIWVKADNQFYEPYKIPLPEIKEIWEFACSINTKEYEPDEFSEHHIQNFITEIKTDIKQIKEKMGDKN; encoded by the coding sequence ATGTCAAAATTCTCTGATAACATCGTGTTTTTGAGAGGAAAGAAAAATATGACTCAGCAAGAACTGGCAGATCTATTATTTCTTACCCGATCCAGATATGTCGCCTATGAATATGGCAGAACGGAACCTCCTATTGAAATATTGCTTAGAATTTCAAAATTCTATAACATCAGCATTGACCTACTATTAACTGTAGATGTCAGAAAATTTTCTATCGATGAACTCATGGAGCTTCCTGAGAACAGGATTGTTCTGCCTATAAAGGTTGATCAGGATGGAAACAATCAGATTGAGATTATTCCCCAAAAAGCTTCTATGGGCTATTTGAATGGCTATGGAGATCCGGAATACATAGAAAGTCTGGAGACTATATCATTGCCTTTTTTAAAAGGTGGCAAGTTTAGGGCATTTCCGGCTGACGGGGATTCAATGCCTCCCTATAAGAATGGAACCTATATTGTGGGAAAATATGTAGAAAATCTTTCGGACTTGAAAACGGACAGAACGTATGTTTTCATTACTACCAATGATGGTATCAGCTACAAGAGATTTCAGTTTCATGAAGCAGATGGTATATGGGTGAAGGCTGACAATCAATTTTATGAGCCTTATAAAATTCCATTGCCTGAAATTAAAGAGATCTGGGAATTTGCCTGTAGTATTAACACCAAAGAATATGAACCTGATGAATTTTCAGAACATCATATTCAAAATTTTATCACAGAAATTAAAACCGATATCAAACAGATCAAAGAAAAAATGGGAGATAAGAATTGA
- a CDS encoding alpha-ketoglutarate-dependent dioxygenase AlkB family protein — protein MSQLSLFDAEELYEFPKDLLEYKENFLNREEADLLKNKLLETAPWEQRTQKMYDKMVLTPRLTAWYGDSKYNDSEADKKPTNPWTPELFTLKQRIEKEFGCQFNGVLLNLYRDHNDSVAWHQDKESRYGKRPVIASISLGQTRNFDFRKKDHHQSKYSLPLPHGSLLIMKGDLQEHWEHRIAKSTIRMKERINLTFRLILPNL, from the coding sequence ATGAGTCAGCTTAGTTTATTTGATGCCGAAGAATTGTATGAGTTTCCAAAAGATCTTTTGGAATACAAGGAAAACTTCCTGAATAGGGAAGAAGCTGACTTGCTTAAAAACAAATTATTGGAAACCGCTCCCTGGGAACAGCGGACGCAGAAAATGTACGATAAGATGGTACTTACTCCAAGATTAACGGCCTGGTATGGTGATTCAAAGTATAACGATTCTGAAGCAGATAAAAAGCCAACGAATCCATGGACTCCTGAATTGTTTACATTAAAACAAAGAATCGAAAAGGAATTTGGCTGCCAATTCAATGGCGTTCTGTTAAACCTATACCGTGATCATAATGATTCCGTTGCCTGGCATCAGGATAAAGAAAGCCGATATGGTAAACGTCCGGTTATCGCATCCATAAGTCTTGGACAAACCAGAAACTTTGATTTCAGAAAAAAAGACCATCATCAGAGTAAATACAGTCTGCCATTGCCTCACGGATCACTCCTTATCATGAAAGGCGATCTTCAGGAACACTGGGAACATCGCATTGCGAAATCAACCATACGAATGAAAGAACGAATTAATCTGACATTTCGTTTAATATTACCCAATCTGTAA
- the dinB gene encoding DNA polymerase IV yields the protein MERAIVHMDLDTFFVSCERLKNSELENKPVIIGGGDRGVVASCSYETRFFGVRSAMPIKMALRLCPEAKVIKGDMEMYSNMSHMVTEIIQEKVPVLEKASIDEFYLDLSGMDQFFGCYKWTHEIAESVQKNTGLPISFALSTNKTVSKIGTGESKPIGRLEVKQSDIQPFLNPLSVKKIPMVGDVTFQLLSRLGIRTIQTLSEMPVDVLGQLIGKNGNELWKKAHGIDESPVVPYSERKSISTEDTFAQDTIDIQGIQSILSGMVEKLCYQLRAEKWLVSVVVVKLRYANFDTETKQCRIPYTSADHTLLRYVLELFKKVYTRRMRIRLIGVKFTGLVHGCHQMDLFEDTEELISLYQTMDKIKNRFGTSSVGRASGLLK from the coding sequence ATGGAAAGAGCAATTGTACATATGGATTTAGATACGTTCTTTGTTTCCTGTGAAAGGCTGAAAAACTCTGAACTCGAGAATAAGCCTGTGATCATAGGAGGTGGAGATCGTGGTGTTGTGGCGTCATGCTCTTACGAAACCCGTTTTTTCGGAGTAAGGAGTGCCATGCCGATCAAAATGGCTTTGCGCTTGTGTCCCGAAGCAAAAGTCATTAAGGGAGATATGGAAATGTATTCCAATATGTCCCATATGGTAACGGAGATTATTCAGGAAAAAGTACCTGTTCTTGAAAAGGCAAGTATCGATGAATTTTATCTGGATCTTTCCGGAATGGATCAGTTTTTCGGATGCTATAAATGGACCCATGAAATAGCGGAAAGCGTGCAGAAAAATACAGGTTTACCGATAAGTTTTGCTCTATCCACCAATAAGACCGTATCCAAAATCGGAACCGGAGAATCAAAGCCAATCGGAAGATTGGAAGTGAAACAGTCTGACATACAGCCGTTTTTAAACCCGCTTTCGGTAAAGAAGATTCCTATGGTTGGAGATGTAACCTTTCAACTGCTCTCAAGACTGGGGATCAGAACGATACAAACACTTTCTGAAATGCCTGTTGATGTGCTTGGGCAGCTGATTGGTAAAAACGGAAATGAACTTTGGAAAAAAGCACACGGAATTGATGAATCCCCTGTCGTTCCCTACTCTGAACGAAAATCCATTTCTACAGAAGATACTTTTGCTCAGGATACTATAGATATTCAGGGGATTCAAAGTATACTCTCAGGAATGGTTGAAAAACTCTGTTATCAGCTCCGGGCAGAGAAATGGCTGGTATCGGTAGTAGTGGTAAAACTCCGGTATGCCAATTTTGATACGGAAACCAAACAATGCAGAATTCCTTACACCTCAGCTGACCATACCCTGCTCAGGTATGTTTTAGAACTTTTTAAAAAAGTATATACCAGACGTATGAGAATCAGGTTAATTGGAGTAAAGTTTACCGGACTGGTTCACGGATGCCATCAAATGGATCTCTTTGAAGATACGGAAGAGTTGATATCACTGTATCAGACAATGGATAAAATCAAGAACAGGTTTGGAACTTCAAGTGTAGGAAGAGCCTCAGGTTTATTAAAATAA
- a CDS encoding helix-turn-helix domain-containing protein: MNIERTEFIAWMERIMERFDLLKEQMLKNQSRFIEVDGEQLLDNQDVLQLLKISSRSLQRYRTDKKLPYYTISGKLYYKLSDVHQLIRECLNS, encoded by the coding sequence ATGAATATCGAAAGAACAGAATTTATAGCCTGGATGGAGAGAATCATGGAAAGATTTGACCTACTGAAAGAACAAATGCTCAAGAACCAGTCCAGATTTATAGAAGTAGACGGAGAGCAGCTTCTTGATAACCAGGATGTTTTACAGCTTTTAAAGATAAGTTCCCGATCATTACAGCGGTACCGGACTGATAAAAAGCTGCCTTATTATACCATCAGCGGAAAGCTGTACTATAAGCTTTCGGATGTCCATCAACTGATCAGAGAATGTTTAAACTCTTGA